One genomic region from Evansella sp. LMS18 encodes:
- a CDS encoding iron ABC transporter permease, giving the protein MKKLFFRLPKIAIFFIFLFIFLVSFILSISVGKTAIPMYTIIEAFFNYDETVTEHIIITTSRISRTVIATVIGASLAVSGALMQALTRNPLAAPDIFGINAGALFFIVFSSVFLSIASLVHYMWIGFLGAGIAAVLVYFLGSLGRDGLAPVRIVLAGAAITALFVSFTQGILVLSEQNLQSVLFWLAGSVAGRSIEMLLPILPFMAAGLIGALLLGRAVNIMMSGEDVAKSLGQRTVLTKVVIGIIIVFLAGGSVAIGGAIGFIGLIVPHIVRGIIGIDYRWVIPFSAVSGATILLLADVAARLVIMPQEMPIGVMTALVGTPFFIYIARKGLSKNG; this is encoded by the coding sequence ATGAAAAAATTATTTTTCCGACTGCCTAAAATAGCTATTTTTTTTATTTTTTTATTTATATTTCTTGTTTCATTTATTTTAAGTATCTCTGTGGGGAAAACAGCAATTCCTATGTATACAATTATTGAAGCGTTTTTTAATTATGATGAAACAGTTACTGAACATATTATTATTACAACTTCTCGTATATCCAGAACGGTTATAGCAACGGTTATAGGAGCAAGTTTAGCTGTTTCCGGAGCTCTTATGCAGGCACTGACAAGAAATCCACTGGCAGCTCCGGATATTTTCGGCATAAATGCTGGTGCGTTATTTTTTATTGTCTTTTCTTCTGTATTTTTATCGATCGCCTCTTTAGTTCATTATATGTGGATAGGATTTCTGGGAGCAGGAATAGCTGCTGTTCTTGTTTACTTTCTTGGTTCTCTTGGGAGGGATGGCCTTGCTCCAGTTCGGATTGTTTTAGCAGGTGCTGCAATAACTGCCTTGTTTGTTTCGTTTACTCAAGGGATTTTAGTTCTTAGCGAACAGAACCTGCAAAGCGTGCTTTTCTGGCTTGCCGGGTCGGTTGCAGGAAGATCCATAGAAATGCTTCTGCCAATATTGCCTTTTATGGCTGCTGGATTAATTGGAGCACTTCTGTTAGGAAGAGCGGTTAATATCATGATGTCTGGTGAGGATGTTGCAAAAAGTCTTGGGCAGCGTACAGTCCTTACCAAAGTCGTAATAGGAATCATAATAGTCTTTTTAGCCGGCGGATCTGTCGCTATTGGCGGGGCTATTGGATTTATTGGCCTGATTGTACCTCATATAGTCAGAGGTATTATCGGTATTGATTACCGGTGGGTTATACCCTTTTCTGCTGTATCAGGAGCGACCATTTTACTGTTGGCTGATGTAGCAGCGAGACTGGTGATAATGCCGCAGGAAATGCCAATAGGGGTTATGACTGCTCTGGTAGGAACTCCGTTTTTTATTTACATTGCAAGGAAGGGGCTCTCAAAAAATGGGTAA
- a CDS encoding ABC transporter substrate-binding protein, whose amino-acid sequence MRKATYPIGGKKLFLVLITLFLSLIILSGCGDQNEQSADNNENSNNTAHTEPEAETEENEDGENEETAQETREITHAMGTTTIEGTPERIVTLYQGATDAAVAFGVKPVGVVESWVQQPVYDYLEDELEGAEILGDENQPNIEEIAALNPDLIIASKMRHEEIYDQLSEIAPTVTHESVFEFKETVELMGEAMNMDEDAGRLLSEWDARVADFQTKIEEELGDEWPLNVSILNFRADHARIYFTGFAGSILNELGFSRPENQQSEEWGVMLTDKESIPDMNAEVFYIFNEEDEAVERTFEEWTSHPLWQNLDAVQNDQVYMVDEVTWNMAGGIIAANMMLDDIYDRFDIEK is encoded by the coding sequence ATGCGAAAAGCTACATATCCAATAGGTGGAAAGAAATTATTCTTAGTACTTATAACGTTATTTCTCTCGTTAATTATCTTATCTGGCTGTGGAGATCAGAACGAACAGTCAGCAGACAATAATGAGAACAGCAACAATACTGCCCACACTGAACCGGAGGCAGAAACGGAGGAAAATGAGGATGGTGAAAACGAAGAAACAGCTCAGGAAACAAGAGAAATTACACATGCGATGGGAACAACAACGATTGAGGGAACACCAGAGAGGATTGTGACTCTGTACCAAGGTGCGACAGATGCTGCGGTTGCATTTGGAGTTAAGCCTGTTGGTGTAGTCGAGTCATGGGTTCAGCAGCCAGTCTATGATTACCTGGAAGATGAACTGGAAGGTGCTGAAATCCTGGGTGATGAAAACCAGCCTAACATTGAAGAAATAGCAGCATTAAACCCTGACCTAATTATTGCTTCAAAAATGCGTCATGAAGAAATATATGATCAGCTTTCTGAAATTGCTCCAACAGTTACTCATGAGAGTGTGTTCGAATTTAAGGAAACAGTAGAACTAATGGGAGAGGCAATGAATATGGATGAGGATGCAGGCAGATTACTATCTGAGTGGGACGCAAGAGTAGCTGACTTCCAAACAAAGATAGAAGAAGAATTAGGGGACGAGTGGCCGCTTAATGTCTCAATTCTGAACTTCAGAGCAGATCATGCAAGAATTTACTTTACAGGTTTTGCTGGCTCGATTTTAAACGAACTCGGTTTCTCAAGACCGGAAAACCAGCAGAGTGAAGAATGGGGAGTAATGCTTACCGATAAAGAAAGTATTCCGGATATGAATGCTGAGGTATTCTATATCTTTAACGAAGAGGATGAAGCAGTTGAAAGGACTTTTGAAGAGTGGACCAGTCATCCGCTTTGGCAAAATCTTGACGCAGTTCAGAACGATCAGGTTTATATGGTAGATGAGGTAACATGGAATATGGCTGGAGGAATTATCGCAGCTAATATGATGCTGGACGATATATATGACAGATTTGATATAGAGAAATAA
- a CDS encoding M4 family metallopeptidase — translation MKRFAAVMLSAVILGAGFGAGGSFAEGNSMQEFKNNGKVKVVENKDRQGPPLFVSGKLSEKQGKGNAQNAKKFLEKHKDVFQIDNPDSDLKEVRTNENDSGSTHVRMQQTKNGVPVDRNEINVHFDEDNVITAVNGNYDTEIEAMDFDTSPDVTENEAVTSAKFAVNAPEFVEFEETELIIYPFEDDYHLAYRVNLEFFSGEPGNWYIYVDANTGEVIDKLDAMTGLAFFSDVLDMDITEEKGRPDHGKGPAPIAVDKASSLKPASGTGFGTTGDTKSLNLSHGTIPGDGKGSTFYLADTTAPIMDGIFTYNMKNTTNQMELYSNKNASWRDVVYSGDSSSWETVGQGPAVDAHSNSKIVYEYFLENHGRNSLDDNGMAINSRVHYGREFNNAFWSNGIAMMTYGDGDGQQFIPLAALDVTAHEMVHGITHYNGGLRYRYETGAINEAFSDTFATIVDDRSWDVGEDIMGEQWLADGRTALRSNEDPGKFPVGQQYWAYSIDGEGRYPAHMDEYYHLPGNMDNGGVHINCTILQHSAYLVAEEYGMGREVVADTWYGAYDYLHYDASFAEFREAILQSATDLYGEDSEEYDAFLSAFDDIGLYEGWSVEDNFREPLW, via the coding sequence ATGAAAAGATTTGCGGCGGTCATGCTATCAGCTGTGATTCTCGGAGCAGGATTTGGTGCCGGAGGGTCTTTTGCTGAAGGTAACTCCATGCAAGAATTCAAAAATAATGGGAAAGTGAAGGTTGTGGAAAACAAAGACAGACAAGGTCCTCCATTATTTGTTTCTGGGAAATTGTCTGAGAAACAAGGCAAGGGTAACGCCCAAAATGCAAAAAAGTTTTTGGAAAAACACAAGGATGTCTTCCAGATTGATAACCCGGACAGCGATTTGAAGGAAGTAAGAACAAACGAAAATGATTCCGGCAGTACCCATGTCCGCATGCAGCAGACGAAAAATGGTGTTCCTGTAGACAGGAATGAGATTAACGTCCATTTTGATGAAGACAATGTGATTACAGCAGTAAATGGAAATTATGATACAGAAATAGAAGCTATGGACTTTGACACTTCCCCTGATGTTACCGAAAATGAAGCTGTAACCTCAGCTAAATTCGCAGTAAATGCTCCTGAGTTTGTAGAGTTTGAAGAAACAGAACTGATTATTTATCCATTTGAAGATGATTATCATCTTGCTTACAGAGTAAACCTTGAGTTTTTCTCAGGTGAACCTGGCAACTGGTACATATATGTGGATGCCAACACCGGGGAAGTGATCGACAAGCTCGACGCTATGACTGGATTAGCGTTCTTCAGTGATGTACTTGATATGGATATAACAGAAGAAAAGGGCCGCCCAGATCATGGTAAAGGGCCAGCTCCTATCGCAGTAGATAAAGCGAGTTCCTTAAAACCGGCATCCGGAACTGGATTCGGTACGACCGGCGACACTAAGAGCCTGAATCTCTCCCACGGTACTATTCCTGGTGATGGCAAAGGTTCTACTTTCTACTTAGCAGACACAACTGCCCCAATTATGGACGGAATTTTCACTTATAATATGAAAAACACTACCAACCAAATGGAACTATACTCAAATAAAAATGCTTCCTGGAGAGATGTAGTTTATTCCGGAGACAGCAGCTCCTGGGAAACTGTTGGACAGGGCCCTGCGGTAGATGCGCATTCCAATTCTAAAATTGTTTATGAGTATTTCCTTGAAAACCACGGCCGGAACTCACTTGATGATAACGGTATGGCAATCAACTCAAGGGTGCATTATGGAAGAGAATTTAATAATGCGTTCTGGAGCAATGGAATTGCTATGATGACATACGGGGACGGCGATGGACAACAATTTATTCCATTAGCCGCATTAGATGTAACTGCCCACGAAATGGTACATGGTATTACCCACTATAACGGAGGTCTCCGTTACCGCTATGAGACAGGCGCAATTAATGAAGCCTTCTCAGACACCTTTGCAACTATCGTAGATGACAGAAGCTGGGATGTCGGTGAAGATATTATGGGTGAACAGTGGCTTGCCGATGGCAGAACGGCACTTCGAAGCAATGAAGATCCAGGGAAATTCCCTGTTGGCCAGCAATACTGGGCATACAGTATAGATGGGGAAGGACGCTATCCTGCACATATGGATGAATATTACCACCTTCCTGGAAACATGGATAACGGCGGTGTGCATATCAACTGTACAATCCTCCAGCACTCTGCATATTTAGTGGCCGAAGAATATGGAATGGGCAGGGAAGTGGTTGCCGATACTTGGTACGGTGCGTATGACTACCTGCATTATGATGCAAGTTTTGCTGAGTTCCGTGAAGCTATTCTTCAATCAGCTACAGATCTATATGGTGAAGATAGTGAAGAGTATGATGCTTTCCTGAGCGCATTTGACGATATCGGTCTTTACGAAGGCTGGTCTGTAGAAGATAACTTCCGTGAGCCTTTATGGTAA
- a CDS encoding acyl-CoA thioesterase codes for MNKKYIRQSRVVQTDLVLPNDTNNHNTLFGGVLMKKMDAVAAISARRHCRTDVVTASTDSVDFLAPIHPTDSICLESFVTWTGRTSLEVFVKAVAEDLLSGKRRIAATAFLTFVALDEHGNPSQVPSVVPETKEEEFLHNTGGERAENRKRRRKKSVELASYMTIDKPWDS; via the coding sequence ATGAATAAGAAATATATCCGCCAGTCGAGAGTAGTACAGACTGATCTTGTACTGCCGAACGATACGAACAACCACAACACACTATTCGGCGGTGTGTTAATGAAGAAGATGGATGCAGTAGCAGCCATTTCAGCAAGGCGTCACTGCCGCACGGATGTTGTCACGGCTTCTACAGATTCGGTAGATTTTCTGGCACCCATCCACCCGACAGACTCTATCTGCCTTGAATCGTTTGTAACATGGACAGGGAGGACGTCTCTGGAAGTCTTTGTTAAGGCAGTTGCTGAAGATTTACTTTCCGGAAAACGCCGGATCGCGGCAACAGCTTTTTTAACATTTGTAGCCCTTGATGAACATGGCAACCCCTCTCAGGTTCCTTCTGTTGTTCCGGAAACGAAGGAAGAAGAGTTCTTACATAATACCGGGGGAGAGAGGGCAGAAAACAGAAAAAGAAGACGGAAAAAAAGTGTGGAACTTGCCTCGTATATGACAATAGACAAACCATGGGATTCTTAA
- a CDS encoding LL-diaminopimelate aminotransferase: MEILLSQKMDKFGTSIFSELSNYKKQKLEAGEEIIDLSIGSPDLPPPSFVMEELARQVKDPSNYGYSLTGTFELHKAVEDYYFEGNGVSLDAQKEIIVTMGSQDGLVHFPMAVADPGDVVLVPDPGYTAYEAGISLAGAQPYFMPLKEENNFLPDLDSIPEDILQKAKLMILNFPGNPVPALASVQFFEKAIAIAEKFNIIILHDFAYSELYYDEKPVSFLSVNGAKEVGVEFNSFSKSFNMAGCRIGYAAGNPSIIEALGRLKSNLDYGVFTPVQKAAALAMRNAASFSSSLRTIYSQRRDVLVKGLQEAGWHVEPPEASMFIWAKVPENETSTSFTYKLLDETGIVVVPGNAFGETGEGYVRIALVQEEEVLKKAAEKLKKSDMFIHV, from the coding sequence ATGGAGATTCTTCTTTCGCAAAAAATGGATAAATTCGGTACGTCAATTTTCTCGGAACTATCTAATTACAAAAAGCAGAAGCTGGAAGCAGGAGAGGAAATAATAGATTTAAGTATAGGGAGCCCGGACCTTCCACCACCATCTTTTGTCATGGAGGAACTGGCCAGGCAGGTAAAAGACCCTTCAAATTATGGCTACTCTTTAACCGGTACATTTGAGCTCCATAAGGCTGTAGAGGATTATTATTTTGAGGGAAACGGTGTGTCATTGGATGCCCAAAAAGAAATAATCGTTACGATGGGCTCCCAGGACGGGCTGGTTCATTTCCCAATGGCAGTAGCAGATCCAGGAGACGTGGTGCTGGTCCCTGACCCAGGATATACTGCTTATGAAGCAGGCATTTCTCTTGCAGGAGCACAGCCATATTTTATGCCACTGAAGGAAGAAAATAATTTTCTCCCTGATTTGGACAGCATTCCGGAAGATATACTTCAAAAAGCGAAGCTGATGATTTTGAACTTCCCGGGAAACCCGGTACCGGCTCTGGCTTCTGTGCAGTTTTTTGAAAAAGCCATTGCAATTGCTGAAAAATTTAATATTATAATCCTTCATGATTTCGCATACTCGGAGCTATATTACGATGAAAAACCAGTCAGTTTTTTATCTGTCAACGGAGCAAAAGAAGTTGGAGTTGAATTTAATTCTTTCTCTAAAAGCTTTAATATGGCAGGCTGCAGAATAGGTTATGCTGCTGGCAATCCCTCAATCATTGAAGCTCTTGGCAGACTGAAGTCCAATTTAGATTATGGAGTTTTCACTCCAGTACAAAAGGCCGCAGCTCTGGCTATGAGAAACGCAGCGAGTTTCAGCAGCTCATTACGTACGATATACAGTCAGAGAAGAGATGTGCTCGTAAAGGGACTCCAGGAAGCGGGGTGGCATGTTGAACCGCCAGAGGCATCTATGTTTATCTGGGCAAAGGTACCTGAGAATGAAACATCCACTTCCTTTACATATAAACTCCTTGATGAAACCGGAATTGTCGTTGTTCCAGGTAATGCTTTCGGGGAAACAGGGGAAGGTTATGTAAGGATTGCCCTTGTCCAGGAAGAAGAAGTGTTAAAAAAAGCAGCAGAAAAGCTAAAAAAAAGTGATATGTTTATACATGTGTAA
- a CDS encoding M14 family metallopeptidase → MRIQVRRGDTLWFYSRLFSVPLNLLMDSNRNVNPAGLQPGQELRIPGYVTASHQIQPGNTIWQIASQYNIPPESLYLLNPGVNPANLAVGSILIIPVRVTWRVVSGKRNYDSQTLVNDLRQLAQIYPFIGTSIFGSSVMGKNLFEVTVGNGPKRVHVNASFHAIEWITTPVLMTQLNDYLLALTNGQPVRGLYLNRFYNEAQLSVVPMLNPDGVDLVLNGPPEAEPFRSSVIAINGGSLDFSTWKANIRGVDLNNQFPARWEDERARKEIYSPAPFDYPGESPLSEPEAVAIADLTRNRDFHRVSAYHTQGKVIFWGFEGFEPPESRTIVNEFYRVSGYRPIQYVESFAGYKDWFIQEWRRPGFTVELGRGVNPLPVTQFDEMYEETLGIFLANLYLPV, encoded by the coding sequence ATGAGAATCCAGGTACGGAGAGGAGATACACTGTGGTTTTACAGCAGGTTATTTTCCGTCCCATTAAATCTGCTGATGGATTCGAACCGAAATGTAAACCCAGCTGGACTTCAGCCGGGGCAGGAATTAAGAATACCTGGTTACGTAACAGCCAGCCATCAGATTCAGCCAGGTAATACGATTTGGCAAATTGCTTCCCAGTACAATATCCCCCCGGAGTCACTATACTTATTAAATCCGGGAGTCAATCCTGCTAACTTAGCTGTCGGGAGCATTCTGATCATCCCGGTAAGAGTGACATGGCGGGTAGTTTCCGGGAAAAGGAACTATGACTCTCAGACACTGGTTAATGATCTTCGTCAACTGGCGCAAATCTACCCGTTTATTGGCACTTCCATTTTTGGGAGCTCGGTGATGGGAAAGAACTTGTTTGAAGTCACTGTTGGTAATGGACCGAAAAGAGTCCATGTTAATGCTTCTTTTCATGCAATAGAATGGATAACGACTCCGGTACTTATGACCCAGCTCAATGATTACCTGCTTGCACTCACCAACGGACAGCCAGTAAGGGGGCTGTATCTGAACCGGTTTTATAATGAAGCTCAGCTTTCTGTCGTTCCTATGTTGAACCCTGATGGTGTAGATCTTGTTTTGAACGGACCTCCTGAAGCGGAGCCATTTCGTTCATCCGTCATTGCAATTAATGGAGGAAGCCTTGATTTTTCCACCTGGAAAGCGAATATTCGCGGTGTAGATTTAAATAACCAGTTCCCTGCCAGGTGGGAAGACGAGAGGGCACGCAAGGAAATATACAGCCCTGCACCGTTCGATTATCCTGGAGAGAGTCCACTATCAGAGCCAGAGGCTGTTGCTATTGCCGACTTGACGAGAAACAGGGACTTTCACCGTGTATCGGCATATCATACTCAGGGAAAAGTGATTTTCTGGGGCTTTGAAGGGTTTGAACCCCCGGAATCCCGGACAATTGTGAATGAGTTCTACCGTGTCAGCGGTTACCGTCCGATTCAGTATGTTGAGAGTTTCGCAGGGTATAAAGACTGGTTTATTCAGGAATGGAGAAGACCAGGGTTTACGGTTGAATTAGGAAGAGGTGTTAACCCGCTTCCTGTTACTCAATTTGACGAAATGTATGAAGAAACACTCGGAATATTTCTAGCTAATCTGTATTTGCCTGTTTAA
- a CDS encoding acetamidase/formamidase family protein codes for MIHKLELRSENLQGSFSNEYKPVLTINSGDSLHLTTPDIQWGYSPSQGTERIEYNSGQNEEKRGHPVLGPVAVRGAKPGTVLEVRLNEIKPGWYGRNWAGGNKNWQNEKIGIVDEDRLQVDWELDSESMTGKCELGEKEFRVALQPFMGLLGVAPGQPGIHPTPPPRNCGGNIDCKELVTGSTLYLPVFTEGALFSIGDGHAVQGDGEISGTAIECPMDHVDVTLTVREDMKLSYPRAKTPSGWLTFGFHEDLNEATGIALHEMMDLIQELYKVSRTEATALASVAVDLRITQVVNGAKGVHAVLPYGAVR; via the coding sequence ATGATACATAAGCTTGAATTACGTTCAGAAAACTTACAAGGCTCATTCAGCAATGAATATAAACCTGTCCTGACAATTAACTCGGGCGATTCTCTCCATCTCACTACACCCGATATTCAATGGGGCTATTCCCCTTCTCAGGGTACCGAAAGAATTGAATATAACTCCGGACAGAACGAGGAAAAGCGGGGGCACCCTGTCCTTGGGCCGGTAGCTGTAAGGGGAGCAAAGCCAGGAACAGTACTTGAAGTGCGGCTTAATGAGATAAAACCAGGCTGGTATGGAAGGAACTGGGCTGGCGGTAATAAAAACTGGCAGAATGAAAAGATCGGGATAGTTGACGAAGACAGACTTCAAGTGGACTGGGAACTGGACTCAGAGAGCATGACAGGAAAATGCGAACTCGGCGAAAAAGAATTCCGTGTTGCTCTCCAGCCATTCATGGGTCTACTTGGAGTCGCGCCGGGACAGCCGGGAATCCATCCCACTCCTCCCCCAAGAAACTGCGGGGGAAATATTGACTGCAAAGAGCTTGTGACTGGAAGCACGTTATACTTGCCGGTCTTTACAGAGGGAGCATTATTTTCCATTGGCGATGGACACGCTGTTCAAGGGGATGGCGAAATTTCCGGAACGGCCATTGAGTGCCCGATGGATCATGTGGACGTTACATTAACAGTAAGAGAAGACATGAAGCTGAGTTATCCCAGGGCAAAGACACCTTCCGGCTGGTTAACATTTGGTTTCCATGAAGATCTAAACGAGGCAACTGGAATTGCGCTGCATGAAATGATGGATTTAATACAGGAACTGTACAAGGTGAGCAGAACAGAAGCCACAGCCCTTGCCAGCGTAGCAGTTGACTTGAGGATTACCCAGGTTGTAAACGGTGCTAAAGGAGTACACGCTGTTCTTCCGTATGGTGCAGTGAGATAA
- a CDS encoding spore coat protein, translating into MNYAAHELLETSEALRTKAAEIEQHGMFANQCKDQNLRNILMKHQQLMITAYQQGINLMNGKGAQVTHQTPEFNVQGNPGMHHQISMSAPRSEITALSDQTIATLALNAHKTGSVMGMQWANECVDTQLRTYHVNGANLCQEMAYEIWGWMNQNGYYQPPAFSQDQTTQMAAMFQPMTGQYQQKQPGMGMPNLGAPMNNQGHGMQQ; encoded by the coding sequence ATGAATTATGCAGCCCACGAGCTATTAGAAACATCTGAAGCACTACGGACAAAAGCAGCTGAAATCGAACAGCACGGCATGTTTGCAAATCAGTGTAAAGACCAAAACTTACGTAATATTCTAATGAAGCATCAGCAGCTGATGATTACTGCATATCAGCAAGGTATAAATTTAATGAATGGAAAAGGGGCTCAGGTTACACATCAGACGCCTGAATTTAATGTGCAGGGGAACCCTGGCATGCATCACCAGATAAGTATGTCTGCCCCAAGGAGTGAAATAACGGCCCTTTCTGACCAGACTATTGCGACTTTAGCATTGAATGCGCATAAAACAGGTTCTGTCATGGGCATGCAGTGGGCAAATGAATGTGTGGATACTCAGCTTCGCACATACCATGTCAATGGAGCAAACTTGTGCCAGGAAATGGCGTATGAAATTTGGGGATGGATGAATCAGAATGGATATTATCAGCCTCCTGCTTTCAGCCAGGACCAGACGACACAGATGGCAGCTATGTTCCAGCCAATGACTGGCCAGTACCAGCAAAAACAGCCAGGGATGGGAATGCCGAATCTTGGAGCGCCGATGAATAATCAGGGACATGGTATGCAGCAGTAA
- a CDS encoding peroxiredoxin, whose amino-acid sequence MFTEESSPGTQPYCASRDDYAPVFSAQAFVNNQIVTINLQELLGKWVILFFYTGNFTFVUPTELAAVAALYPQLKQQNTEVLGISTDSVYAHKVFKETSPSAGTVQYPLVSDRSHRISKAYRVLDENTGAAYRATVIVDPSGVIVLKSIYPKEIGRNSYELLRVIQALNYEAKTKLGTPANWMPGNPGIGSDTENIGKV is encoded by the coding sequence ATTTTTACAGAAGAATCATCTCCCGGTACACAGCCTTATTGTGCATCCAGGGACGATTATGCACCTGTTTTTTCAGCGCAAGCTTTTGTAAATAATCAAATTGTTACCATTAACCTTCAGGAGCTCCTTGGTAAATGGGTAATCCTTTTTTTCTACACTGGTAATTTCACTTTTGTCTGACCTACTGAACTGGCAGCAGTTGCTGCTTTATACCCTCAATTGAAACAACAGAATACAGAAGTACTTGGCATCAGTACAGACAGTGTATATGCCCATAAAGTTTTTAAAGAAACTTCTCCTTCCGCAGGTACTGTGCAGTATCCCCTTGTAAGCGACCGCAGCCACAGAATCAGTAAAGCTTACAGGGTTCTGGATGAAAATACGGGAGCAGCATACAGAGCAACCGTTATCGTTGATCCTTCAGGTGTTATTGTACTGAAGTCGATTTATCCGAAAGAAATCGGGCGCAACAGTTACGAATTACTAAGGGTAATACAAGCGTTGAATTATGAAGCAAAAACAAAATTGGGGACGCCGGCCAACTGGATGCCTGGTAATCCGGGCATTGGTTCTGATACTGAAAATATTGGGAAAGTTTAA
- a CDS encoding spore coat protein, giving the protein MPNNMEGRGLTDREMVQLCLELEKGRCRSLSNTMLEVSHEPLRKIYGHCLESSSDGHYRLFNLLNDKGWYMTEAATAAQIGKVQELMQNNLHPDDQF; this is encoded by the coding sequence ATGCCGAATAATATGGAAGGACGGGGGCTGACCGACAGGGAAATGGTACAGCTCTGTCTGGAACTGGAGAAAGGACGGTGCCGCAGCCTTAGTAACACCATGCTTGAAGTCAGCCACGAACCGTTGCGGAAAATATATGGACATTGTCTGGAAAGCTCCAGTGATGGCCACTACCGGCTGTTTAATCTGCTCAATGACAAAGGCTGGTATATGACAGAAGCAGCAACTGCCGCCCAGATAGGAAAGGTGCAGGAGCTCATGCAAAACAATCTCCATCCTGATGACCAGTTTTAA
- a CDS encoding nucleotidyltransferase domain-containing protein, which yields MSAVDTAQQFIQHFYPFCQGAILAGSVIRGTATKTSDLDIVVFDNAVPSPYRESLIFNGWPVEVFAHNLTSYKQFFQEDCETAKPTHPHMIAEGIVLIDKGIVGIIKSEAKHLLKKGPTAWDPEEIYLKRYFITDALEDFIGASDRGEEIFIASTLADWLHEFVLRTNGKWIGDSKWIVRALSNFDEDFSRTFVEAFDVFYKTGNKDKIINLTDNVLAPFGGRLFDGFRMGKKN from the coding sequence ATGTCAGCAGTGGATACTGCTCAGCAATTTATTCAGCATTTTTATCCTTTTTGCCAGGGCGCAATACTCGCCGGAAGTGTTATCAGAGGAACGGCTACCAAGACTTCAGACCTGGATATTGTTGTATTTGATAATGCTGTTCCTTCTCCTTACAGAGAATCCCTTATTTTTAACGGATGGCCGGTGGAAGTATTTGCCCACAATTTAACATCCTATAAACAGTTTTTTCAGGAAGACTGTGAAACCGCAAAACCTACTCACCCTCATATGATTGCCGAAGGAATTGTGCTCATCGATAAAGGAATTGTCGGCATTATAAAAAGTGAAGCAAAACATTTATTGAAAAAAGGGCCTACAGCCTGGGACCCGGAGGAAATTTATTTAAAGCGATATTTTATTACTGATGCACTTGAAGATTTTATTGGAGCTTCCGACAGAGGAGAAGAAATATTTATAGCCAGCACCCTTGCAGACTGGCTTCATGAATTTGTCTTGAGGACGAATGGAAAATGGATAGGGGATTCTAAGTGGATTGTACGGGCATTAAGTAATTTTGATGAAGATTTTAGCAGGACTTTCGTGGAAGCCTTTGATGTATTTTATAAAACCGGCAATAAAGATAAAATAATAAATCTTACAGACAATGTGTTAGCTCCATTCGGCGGGCGCCTTTTTGACGGCTTCAGGATGGGGAAGAAAAATTAA
- a CDS encoding YpjP family protein: MKLWLKKFSVVLITFITLGTFIPPTYLDAQAENNDEILSSGNSEDPKNDLTGVSDSGDSVSESGEPDTEDYVIALTELAKEQTIEKLGPRIIKNVEDEVNSLILPNIEEVLGMILTEAGEEVPYYVITEQPSGGYGEKIFNVYDYRSGDDIARFHVRRDNRPRDGYWFNFHYHLYTDNFEEHYELGEVYWDKNTPPKWMS; encoded by the coding sequence ATGAAACTATGGCTGAAAAAGTTTTCCGTTGTTCTCATTACATTTATAACCCTGGGAACATTCATACCACCAACGTACCTGGATGCACAGGCAGAAAACAATGACGAAATCTTATCCTCGGGCAATAGTGAGGATCCTAAAAACGACCTGACTGGAGTCTCCGATTCTGGGGATTCCGTATCAGAAAGCGGCGAGCCGGACACCGAAGATTATGTCATTGCCCTGACTGAGCTTGCCAAAGAACAGACCATCGAAAAATTAGGTCCCCGTATTATCAAAAACGTTGAAGATGAAGTTAACTCTCTGATTCTTCCTAATATAGAAGAAGTGCTGGGCATGATTCTTACAGAAGCGGGAGAAGAAGTCCCTTATTATGTGATAACGGAACAGCCTTCCGGAGGATACGGAGAAAAAATCTTTAATGTATATGACTACCGGTCCGGTGATGATATAGCGAGGTTTCATGTGCGCCGGGATAACCGCCCACGGGATGGATACTGGTTTAATTTCCACTACCATTTATACACTGACAATTTCGAAGAGCATTATGAGCTTGGAGAAGTATACTGGGATAAAAACACACCGCCAAAATGGATGTCGTAA